GTGCATACATATGTGTAATTCTAGTAACATTCATGCCACACGAATACACACGTGTATCATGACAGCTAAGAGTTGAGTAACCCCCTGTCAATGCTTCTCTTTTAGTTTATTACAGTTGGGTGATCATAGATGTTGGGATAAGTACAAAGACTTTGCAGTGATCAATCATAAGCCAACAAATGATAAAATAGAGCTTGATTAACCTTGATGTAGGTCAGCTAGCTAGCCTAGCAGAGATAATTAAGTAGCAAATTATTGTGTATATATATTGGCCTgctcttttattttgtttgcaagaaCAAGGATTTTCCTTGTATTGACACATGCCTCtgaatcacaaaaaaaatattatatttttaaaatcatagtgcaaaaattatattttgaagaaagggaACTATACTTAATCATCCTTGTAATTAACAGTGcaaaagttaattaattaaccacgtTCTTGCCGACAAATATCTAGGAGCCTTGATCCCCATCAGTTAACTGTTGCTCATAGTGTTTAGTCTTTAGCTGGTATCAGCTAATTTTGGGGTTCTCCTAGAAAGGTAATGGctctgccccctcccagctatTTGGAGTTGTGTGTAGCCGTCACAGGAGTCTTTCGTCTCTTCTTTATTTTAGTCTTCCCCCCCCTCTTTATTGGCATAAGTCGGTCTGACTGATTGCGTCGTGTAACAAACATTctattcttctaatatattgatgtgtaatttttttgcgcgttcgagaaaaaaaaactgttgctCACAGTGTCATTTGCAAATGGACGCACTGTAAATGAGTTAGGTTGCCAGTCCGGATGGAacttaattacttaattactAGCTAGTAGTCTTCCCTTCAGCTTGATAATACCTATTATTTTACACAGTAACATGATCTACAAAATGACAATAATTTTCTGtcataataaatataaaaaataaataagtatttaattttataaaatatttttaggcTAATCTATACATATTGTTGTTAGTATCTTTAAACTAAATGCTCTAAAAGTTAATAATCATTAAAGTCCTAATAGTTTGATTTTAATTTTATCTAAAATGATAGGAATTATGGAACCGGAGGAAGAATTAGGCTGGAAACTTTACTACACAGTACATGACAGGACAGTGGTACTGTTACCTAAGTGAAGCTCGTGCTATGAACCTTGCTCCTCCCCTGCATCTGGATCCTCATGTCTAAGCCAGCTTAATCAATTCACTGATGCAAATTAACAGAGGTAGATTAATGAGATAATATATATACCTTCAAGGAGCGCATTGAAATTTCTTCGTACTTGTGCGTAAGATCACGAGGACAAGATCTTGTCGTCGTCATAACTCATAAGTACTGCAGATCGATCGAATAAGAAGCTGTACACTGTTCTGATGGCAAAATCGTTCGAGCAGTGCATCTTCAGTTAATAAGTTAATACAAAAAAAGATCAGTCTCTGAATTCTTGATTTGAGCTTTAATTTATGTTTCTCTAGAGGAAACCAGTTGTACGTGTGAATTTAGTTTTGTTTTACAAGACTCCACATGGATGATACACCCTCATTTTTCATGTCAAAAATCAGACTTGCGTTTTAGAAATACAGGGAGAAAAATGTTGCAACTCTGAATTTTTCGAGACATCTTATATGTTTATTTCGACATGTTTAACCTAACTATATTTGTTACAGTTTTCCTATGAGGTGGGTCCCACTCCCAAAACATTTCTACAGTGAAAAATCTTGGTGCCAGAAGTACAGTAGAGAGGACACTTGTATCATGGCAgccataattaattaaacaagCCATATATACACTTCATCTCTCTTGCCATAGAGATCTCTGTTATTATTAGTTATTACTATATCCCCATGCATGCAAAATCTAATCCTCATCAGTAGTACAACAACTACTACTAGTGCTATAATATATTACTCCATCTCTTGGATTGTTCTGATCTGATCTCTTGATGATGTACACAAAtacaaaatacaaattatatgaTCCCTCATGAGAATATAGCTCCTCTCATCTCACTCTCCTGCATCTATGGATGCAGAAGACTACCAAGAGGAACCAAGCAAGAAGAAGCTACTAGCTAACTACTTAGCTATAGCTACTGCTGGCTCTTTGAAACGTaggaattttacaaaattttcacAGAAAATAGCTTGGTTTCTTAAAAACTCCTGCAAAATTCCTCCGATCTGAATAGGCCTAGAGGAATTTTGTGGGAGTTTTTAAAAAACCGACCTATTTTCTGTGACATGGAGCTtatgcctagctagctagctccatgTCCAAAAGCTCAACCTAATTAACAAACTCGCATCAACATCTACATGGACATGGACATGACATGGAGCTAGCTAGAGCCTTTGAGCTTTGAGCTTGAACTTGATCGATTTTGTACATGGCCATGGCGGATTCTTGCATATGTCAAGCAGCTGCAGCTTGTTCTTGTTCCTTCTCGAGCTGCAGCCTGATCTCCATGTTGAACCTGGCGATGAACTCCTCCACGCGCCGGTTCAGCTCCTCGTCGGAGAGCCGCGAGTACTCGCTGCTGCTCGTCGTTgtcatctcctcctccggctccggcggccgcTCCGTTGCAGTTCGCCGGAGCTTCTCCTCCCTCACGACAACGATGCTCTTCTCCTGCACCACCGGCGGCGTCATCATCAGCGCGTGGTGCGACGAGTGCGACCTgcttcgacgacggcgacgcgccatcgtcgtcgtcctctccgccTCACTGCTCGCCGTCAGCCTTGTCGGCCTTGCTGCTGCctgcaccacctcgccgccgtagTACGGCACCAACATCATCGTcgactcctcctccgccggctcgccggcgacgacaacACCGTCATCGTCTTCTTGGCCACCTctcggcggcgccaccaccaaTGCATGGCTGAGGCTGACATCGGTGACAACCATGGCTTGAAGCTCGCCGGAGCTTGAGGCGGGCCTAGCGGCGAAGAAGAGCATGCCGgagtcggcggcgatgacgatgatgatggagTTGGACATGAGGAACCAGAAGGTGGTGTCCCGGAAGAGCGTCGCCGGCGGGATGCGGAGGAAGGAGACGTAGAGCACCGGCAGCGACATCACCAGAATGGAGATGGACACCTTCGCCGCCACCATCATCTGCTTGTTGTTGCCACTCTTCTTCTCTGCAtcaccaccatcgccaccaGCAGCTTCAGCTTGCATGTTCAGCAGAGGCAGCATCTATGATCTATCTAGCTATAGATTTCTGAAATTATTTCTGCTGGATTATCTTggcttcttctctcttcttgaTCTAGTTCTTGCTTTGGCTTTGGTGAATTGGGTTTTGTGATTTCTATGGAGTTGTGGTGTGAGATGTCCCTTTTATAGGAGggatatgtgtgtgtgtgtgtggttgcATTGCATGCTACTAAATGCTAATTGTTGTGTAGGTGTAGGCTTGTGGTTGTACACAAATGTGAGAGAGGGAATGAATGATTGgtgtgtgttgtgtgtgtgtttgtgagTGTCTAGAGAGTGCAAGTGAATGGAGGGAGTGTGGCATCACAAGTAGCTCTCCTCCTAATTAATACtaatgtttttttaatgaatgGGTGAATAATTTAATAGTTAATAGTAATGTTGTGGCTGGATGGCAATGGCATGGTGGTTTTTGCATGCCTGAATGGAGAGGGCATGTAAAGCAAAGGGAGCTGCTGGATTTGGTGTTGAATTTAGCCATGTAATGCAGTGCAATTTGCAGAGGTGAGACCAGATTGGGTCTCTATAGTACAAGTTGGCCGGCAGGCCAGGACAAGCAATATGGCCTCTCTCTTTGGGATATATATGCATGAGAAAAACAACCATGCTTTTGGTTTGAAAAGTAAGTTAGGAGCATACTCCCTCCTCTCATATCCACACAACCTAACATCCATGAAAGGATTGATCATACTTTGGCCCTCAACCATATTAatctcaaatatatattttttggttGAACCATTATATTTATGTGTTagttttgtttcaaaataagacctttttatatgtatttttccttaaatataagtatataacATAGCGCAATCGAATTTTGCAACGTAACGTACATATCTTTCTCTatcatgtgatttatttttacACTCAGGATATATATTATGGCAGGAAAACAGATTAAAGATTTTCTAGAAAGTAGATCATATTGGTCCGGCTTTTTagaaaaagcaaaaagaaaagaccatGATTAAATATTTAATAAGTACTCCTTTCGTCTATCCTATAATATAGTAATTTCTAGGTAGTGACATGAGTATTAAGGAGAAGAGAGTAAAAATACATGTTTGCCTCTCAGGGTCGGTGGGTGTGAGTCCAGGGCAGGGgtgatttttagataatggaatgaaacatCCCGACCTTTACTCAAAGAGCTACATCCAATTATTACAGAACTCACACAAAAAGTTCACGATAGTAGAAACAAAGCTAAGCAAACACAAACCATCATGAAGCCAAGGATACTATGAATAGTTAGGGGtaaaaaagttgttatatttgggATAAAATATTAATTCTAAAGGTCActatatttttgttttgggatAGAGAGACTAGAAACCATGATGGCCACCTCACATAATTCAGAGCAactaactagctagctatacCACCTATGGACAGTGAACACAGAGGGGTAACTCCAATACATCCAATCTGAATGAGATGGTTCAAAAGGCCATTAGCACACTCCTGGCAAATTAAAACTAGATTAAATTGGttagtagctagctagtgctTAACAACTCGTTTCTGaacatatataggagtacatatcTGCAGTAACATGGTGATGGTTGAAATGACTTAGCCGCTGGACTCTTGTGAATGAATGATTGCAAAGCAGCTGGGTCCaattcaagaagacacacaaCCAAATCATTATAGCCGAAAGACTTGGCACAAATTCCATGCAAATATGCAGTTGATATCACATCAAATCGATCGCCCTTTGATTTGTTCTCTTGTGTGCCCTGGCTGCCTGATATGATGGAACGTACATACGCATCTGGTGATCATCATTCTAGAATGCTAGCTATCCATCGATGATCAATAATTGGGGAAAAGGGAGAAATATCAAGAACTACTAGTTATTAATGTGTTTCCTCCATGGCCACGTACATATGTGTGCCAATCGTGTCCTAGGTGCTACCAAACCCTATTCGATCTCTCATGCAACTCATGTCGATTACACAGTTTCGATCAAAGTTTGTCTGAATTGTGATCCATCCATACGCATCTGTATATAAGTATATAAGTTGGTTGGAAATTTTCGAACTTCAGTTTGTTTTTGCTTCTTCATCTCAACCAATTTCAGCATCGACTTAGgacttaattaataattaggCGTAGTTTagattcagaattttttttcagaaatattGCTGCAGAAACTGAATTCTATATCTGTATATaagttggttgaagtttttggaaCATTGGTTTATATTTGTTTCTTCATGTCAATCAAGTTTTCAGCATCATATAGATCGacttaattaaggacttttgGGTCATTGAGATTCAGAAATATTTTCTGAACATTGTTGCAGAAACTGAACTGTTCACTAATTTAGAACTGTATTTGGTGCTAAGCACAATTGTGGCATAAGAAAAGGGACTATGACAAAACATGTAGCTGATCAATTGGAATCAATGAACTAATTCATGTTCCATATATAGATGCAAAATGGCATATGCTTGCTGAACCAAAAGGACACATATTTTTTGTTGGAATGTCCAGGACATATTGGAACAAATTAAATTATGCAGATGTGAAGTAGCAGCTGCAGCTATCAAGCCCTTTGGTACTAAGATATATTACTAAGCTAGCTATGAGCTGATGAACCTGAGACCACATATGAGACTAGGACGTGTCCTGGTACGTACTGCAAGGGCCATATTAATTGATTGGTTTTTCGCTAATCATGGAGTACAGGTGGCACTAAGTTGGTACAGATATTTAGGTCAAATCCAACCCTTGCAATTAGCATGTATAGATAGATTCATGCATGCAATCAATCAATTGGTACTAAATTTCTTGGCTAGGGATCACTAAATTTGCAGGGTCCTACGTACGTGTATTATGTGACCAATTAACCAACCAACAGACAATACTACACAACGTCAAATAGGTACTGGTATAAAGGTGTTGGTTATTCGGAACAAACCTGCACCTATTATCAATTATAAGTACCGGTTATGCGTAAAAACCAACAACAATACTTTAGGGTAGCGGTTATTAATGAAAATCTGACACCTATAGTTAATCCGGTCACCATGAAACGCAGTAACACATCTAAGtcttgttcagattgatgccatttcaaatcatattattttttttagagttgTCAAATATGTGCATCCGTTTAGTTTCTtaccaaacttccaaactttggtAATTACATAataaatcttgccaaaattttggcaatattaccaaattgccaaaattttggtattggtaatttttattttgactATAATCTGAACAGCCCCATTTATGTACGGTATgtgatcaattaattaacaccaTTAGAGGTTTCTACTTTCTAGAATCTTCTTATATTCTCCTTTCATACTCATCACTATGTACACGGCCAGGGATTATATGAAACAAGAGAGAAGAAACTAGAAGTAAGCTAACTTTTGATGAACTCTAGTAAGTGTCAGGACCCACCTGCTGGTTTGTTTGGAACTGTATGAGTAAGATATGAACAGTGTATAATTTAGCTCAGAATCTTAATTTACTACTTAAAAATAACATAGTAGTGACAGTGAAACTGAGTCTATATATTGCTAAAATAATACACTTTTGCCTGCCCCTAATTAAGCCATACATTGGCGGAAAAATCGTCCTACTTCTCAACGGGTAGTTCGATCGGATTTTTGTTTAAGGGCTCCATGATAAATTGATAAGagctaaaaaaattaatgagaTGTGTGTTTATCCTTGTAAAGCATGGGCATATTAGCTAGTAAGTGAAAAAGAAACTGGGGTAGATATAAAATGAGCATTAATCAATCGGTGATAGGTCTGGATGTACACCTCTAATTACCTGATTTAAATCTTCTTTACTACAATTTGCATTGGATGACTATTTCTTCTCCATTAAATGGCTCTTCTTGTTGCACATTTGTGTTCTTCATAACTCTATTTATGTCACATATGACTATCATCTCAAAAGAAGTATTTCTCTCTAAAGAAAGAAATCAGAATAAAGCCCATATATATAATGGTCGTAGAAGCAAAGGAAGGCCTTGTTAATTGGGCCTTAATGGATCGGCCCAAAGAAAGCAAACCAGGTCCATCAAAAACCAGCAAAGCCCGTCGATGCAACCGAGGCTCCCACTCTCCCTGCACCCGGTCCATGCACCCATCCCCCGTGAACCGGCACCctccatgtgggccccacctctccTCGGTCCATAGACCGGGTCCACGACAAAaaactccctcctcctcctcgcctcgtgctctccgccgcctcgtttccatctccgccgcgctcgccgcgttCACACTATAAAACAccccctccccgcgccgccgccgccgcagcagccgccaccgccgccggaatcCGAGACCTCTCGCCGTcccgccacgcgcgcgcgcgagcgagcaaagagagagagagaaatggccaccgctgccgccgcctcgctgcaGTACGCGCTgcacggcgccgcctccgcctccgccaagCCCAGATCCGCCGCGCCAGGCAGGAGCGTGCGCGTGGtcgcggcgaggaggtcggtGCGGGCGCGCGGAGGGGCGGTGGTAGCGCGCGCCGCGGTTACAGTTACGTGCCGGGTTCTTTGTTCTTGTTCTTTGTTCTTCGTCCTCTGCTCAGAATTCCTTAACTGAATTCTGAATTCTTTGTGTGTTTGCAGGCGAGTGCGGATGCGACGGCGGAATCCAAGTCCGGCGGGTAAGttgtttctctccttttttccattttattttcaaaatggtTGTGTTGCTCTTCACGAAGAGAAGAGATCAGGAGAACGCCTGGAATTCTGGATTGATTCAGACTGGGGAAACGATTCGGTTTGTTCTAGATGCAATCGTATAAGTGGAGTAGCTTTCCTGCCATTTTTGACGATTACTACTGTCTTGTGTGTGGATTGTATAGCTCATATGAACAGAATTACTGGCTTTTTGTGGCTTGTAAAGTTGTAATCCGAAGCTTTATTGCTTTGCTGTGCACCTATGCTTTTAACTTTGGTGGAAATGAGATTTATTGATTTAGTTTCTCTAATTAGTGGTGTTAACTGGGAGGCATGAACAAAGCAGCctgagttttttttcccctaGTTAATTTATACACACATGTTTTCAATTATCTCCAGACTTGGAGGAAAAGAACAGTAGCAGTTTAATTATCTCCAAACTTGGTGACCAGTTTAATGTTTGAACAATGTAGCCAAGTGTAGCACATGTCCTGAATGATATGGTCTTCGAAATAGAGAACTAGTCCCTGGGATCCCAGTAATGGAACAATTATGGCAATGGCATTGCATCATTTGCCATTTTATGTTAATAGCCAGTTGTGTTACATTTAGCTTGAATCACATCACACAAGACATATTTACGCTGCCCTGTGTATGGTAGATAAACTACTTGATCTTGAACTAGTTTGCAGAGGACATAAAATGCTTGGGTAGCTGGTTCCTTGGACAATTCTGTTCATTCTCGTATTTTAGTACTTTAGTTGAATATGTATCCTGCATCAGCAGGTCTGGCACTTGCACTTAGGGGGTCCTGTTTTTGCTTGGACTTGGTTTGGTTTACAACATTTGCTTAGCTTGTGCAAATTGGATATATGTGATTGTGAAGAACAACAGCTACTCATTGAAATTAAAACTTATGTGCATAAAGTTATAGGTGTGAATGTGGCAATAATAAGATATCTCGTTGAAGTAGTCTATAAGGAGTCACTTCCATGCAACTGGACTTGTTCTTGCCTTCTTCATTTACCAGTCAGGATCCATTTTGACAGACAGGAGACTATTTGTTGGTTTCACACTACAGTAAGGCCTCATTTGCAGCTGTCTAAAATCCTGGACCACTCACATGGATGGGCTAGGGATTTAGCCCATCCAAATGAGGCCAGGGAAGTGCAAATTAGTGACAGCCAGAACTTGTCCAGGAACGTTTGGGTACTGCTAAAAAAAAGATGACTGTTTCGAGCTTGTAACTAGCAAAAAACAATCCAAAGTACCCTTTATTTTCTCCATATACATTATTTGTTAATTTACGAGTAAAGCACTGTTGTAGATGAaatcatataaatattacatgATCATTGGTTTCTTTTAGATATGCTGAACACAATCTAATCTTGCCAGGATAATCCAATCAGTAATGCCAACGACGAACACTGACCAACTGTAGTTTGTTTAAATTTTGTTACAATAATTACAGCTGATATACTGCTTGAAGAGTTGAGTGAATAATGTATATTCTTCTTGAATGCCATTATGCTACCTTCAAAGTATAAAGAAATCTTCAGAATGATTTGCGACAAATATCATTTGCATGTAGTTGATCTGAAAAGTCGCCTGACTGCATTAACATTTTGTTCCGCAGTCATGAGGTCCTGTTGTTTGAGGCCCTTCGAGAAGCATTGATAGAAGAGATGAAAGAAGATCCTACAGTTTGTGTATTTGGTGAAGATGTTGGTCACTATGGAGGTTCATATAAGGTGACCAAGGGCTTGGCTGAGATGTTTGGAGACCTTCGGGTTCTTGATACCCCTATTGCTGAGAATTCTTTCGCTGGCATGGGAGTTGGAGCAGCAATGAAGGGGCTAAGGCCAATTGTTGAAGGCATGAACATGGGTTTCCTTCTCCTTGCTTACAATCAGATCTCAAACAATTGTGGTATGCTTCATTATACCTCAGGTGGCCAGTTCAAGATCCCGATTGTGATTCGAGGCCCTGGTGGTGTTGGTCGCCAGCTTGGTGCT
This genomic window from Oryza sativa Japonica Group chromosome 12, ASM3414082v1 contains:
- the LOC4352802 gene encoding uncharacterized protein, whose product is MLPLLNMQAEAAGGDGGDAEKKSGNNKQMMVAAKVSISILVMSLPVLYVSFLRIPPATLFRDTTFWFLMSNSIIIVIAADSGMLFFAARPASSSGELQAMVVTDVSLSHALVVAPPRGGQEDDDGVVVAGEPAEEESTMMLVPYYGGEVVQAAARPTRLTASSEAERTTTMARRRRRSRSHSSHHALMMTPPVVQEKSIVVVREEKLRRTATERPPEPEEEMTTTSSSEYSRLSDEELNRRVEEFIARFNMEIRLQLEKEQEQAAAA